A region from the Phaenicophaeus curvirostris isolate KB17595 chromosome 3, BPBGC_Pcur_1.0, whole genome shotgun sequence genome encodes:
- the PRL gene encoding prolactin, producing MSSKDASLKDLLVVVLLVSNMLLTKEGVTSLPICSNGSVNCQVSLGELFDRAVKLSHYIHFLSSEIFNEFDEHYGQGRHFIAKAINSCHTSSLTTPEDKEQAQQIHHEALLNLILGILRSWNDPLIHLASEVQRIKEAPDTILRKAVEIEEQNKRLLEGMEKIVGRVHSGEVGNEIYSQWEGLPSLQLADEDSRLSAFYNLLHCFHRDSHKIDNYLKLLKCRLIHGSNC from the exons ATGAGCAGCAAGGACGCTTCACTGAAAG ATTTGTTGGTGGTGGTCCTTCTAGTGTCCAACATGCTCCTGACAAAGGAAGGAGTGACATCCTTGCCAATCTGCTCCAACGGATCCGTTAATTGCCAAGTTTCCCTTGGGGAACTTTTTGACCGGGCAGTTAAACTTTCACACTACATCCACTTCCTCTCTTCGGAAATATTCAATGAATTT GATGAACATTATGGTCAGGGCCGACATTTTATTGCAAAAGCTATTAATAGCTGCCATACCTCCTCCTTAACCACTCCTGAAGATAAGGAGCAAGCTCAGCAGATTCAC CATGAAGCCCTGCTGAATTTAATTCTGGGAATCCTACGCTCCTGGAATGATCCCCTGATCCATTTGGCTTCTGAAGTACAAAGAATCAAAGAAGCTCCAGACACCATCCTCCGGAAGGCTGTAGAGATTGAAGAACAAAACAAGCGGCTTCTGGAAGGAATGGAGAAAATAGTTGGGCGG gTTCATTCTGGTGAAGTTGGAAATGAAATTTATTCTCAGTGGGAAGGCCTTCCATCCCTGCAACTCGCTGATGAGGACTCCAGACTCTCTGCCTTTTACAACCTGCTGCATTGCTTCCACAGAGATTCCCACAAAATTGACAACTATCTCAAGCTTTTGAAGTGTCGCCTAATCCATGGTAGCAATTGCTAG